One Ricinus communis isolate WT05 ecotype wild-type chromosome 2, ASM1957865v1, whole genome shotgun sequence DNA segment encodes these proteins:
- the LOC8270987 gene encoding pentatricopeptide repeat-containing protein At1g77360, mitochondrial: MHRFSKHPNKLSTGWCILARRFDSSGPTSDISDVSKKICKIMMSSPAVTLHTALDQNGIRVSPEIVEDVLRRFENAGMVAYRFFEWAEKQLHYTHSVRAYHTMIESLAKIRQYQIMWDLINAMKRKRMLNVETFCIIMRKYARAQKLEEAVYTFNVMEKYDVPPNLAAFNGLFSALCKSKNVRKAQEIFDSSKDRFVPDSKTYTILLEGWGKTPNLPKAREIFREMVDVGCSPDIVTYGIMVDILCKAGRVDEALDIVKEMDLTICKPTSFIYSVLIHTYGIENRIEDAVDTFLGMEKNGVKADVAAYNALIGAFCKVNKFKNVYRVLNEMDYKGMQPNSRTLNIILNNLIARGETDEAFRVFRRMIKVCEPDADTYTMMIKMFCERNELEMALKVWKYMKKKHFVPSMHTFSVLINGLCEEGDVSHACVMLEDMIEKGIRPSGVTFGRLRHLLIKEGREDVLEFLQQKINVLIKEPLWD; encoded by the coding sequence ATGCATAGATTTAGTAAGCATCCAAACAAATTATCTACTGGATGGTGTATACTAGCAAGAAGGTTCGATTCAAGTGGACCCACAAGTGATATTTCCGATGTATCCAAAAAGATATGTAAAATCATGATGTCCTCACCAGCAGTAACTCTTCATACTGCCCTTGACCAAAATGGTATCAGGGTTTCACCAGAAATAGTTGAGGACGTCCTTAGGAGATTTGAGAATGCTGGTATGGTAGCATATCGGTTCTTTGAGTGGGCAGAGAAGCAGCTGCATTATACACACAGTGTTAGGGCTTACCATACCATGATAGAGTCTCTGGCTAAGATAAGGCAGTATCAGATCATGTGGGATCTTATCAATGCCatgaagagaaagagaatgtTAAATGTTGAGACATTTTGCATTATTATGAGAAAGTATGCGAGGGCTCAAAAGCTGGAGGAAGCTGTTTATACGTTTAATGTTATGGAGAAGTATGATGTGCCTCCAAATTTAGCAGCATTCAATGGCTTGTTTAGTGCTTTGTGCAAGTCCAAGAATGTGAGGAAAGCTCAGGAGATTTTTGATAGTTCAAAGGACCGGTTTGTCCCTGATTCAAAAACATATACTATTTTACTTGAGGGATGGGGAAAGACTCCAAATTTGCCCAAGGCGAGGGAAATTTTCAGAGAAATGGTTGACGTGGGTTGCAGCCCTGATATTGTGACTTACGGTATCATGGTAGATATTCTTTGCAAGGCTGGCAGGGTTGATGAAGCACTTGACATCGTTAAGGAAATGGACTTGACAATTTGTAAACCAACGTCTTTTATTTATAGTGTTCTGATTCATACATATGGGATAGAGAATCGGATTGAAGATGCTGTGGACACATTTCTAGGAATGGAAAAGAACGGAGTGAAGGCTGATGTGGCTGCATATAATGCTCTCATTGGTGCTTTTTGTAAAGTAAATAAGTTTAAGAATGTGTACAGGGTCTTGAATGAGATGGACTACAAGGGTATGCAACCCAATTCAAGAACCctcaatattattttgaacaaCTTGATTGCCCGTGGAGAAACTGATGAGGCTTTTAGGGTGTTCCGCAGGATGATCAAGGTATGTGAGCCAGATGCAGACACATATACTATGATGATAAAGATGTTTTGTGAAAGGAATGAGTTGGAAATGGCTCTTAAGGTGTGGAAGTACATGAAGAAAAAACATTTCGTTCCAAGCATGCATACTTTTTCAGTGCTTATAAATGGACTATGCGAAGAGGGTGATGTTTCTCATGCTTGTGTCATGTTAGAAGATATGATTGAAAAGGGAATTCGGCCTTCGGGTGTGACGTTCGGAAGGCTAAGACATCTGCTGATAAAAGAAGGACGAGAAGATGTACTTGAATTTCTTCAACAGAAAATAAATGTGCTAATCAAGGAGCCTTTGTGGGATTGA